The nucleotide window AGTCTTGCTGGTAGCATTGGTTCGGCTGCTTAGCCAAATCCTGGCCGACTGGCTCTACTACCAAGCAGACCCACGAATTCAACTGGAGACGTGAGACAGTCCGCAACGAGGCGTTCCGGGGGCTGGGGGCTGGCTATAGGGTGGCTTTTGCTTGTACTGCTGGCGGCCGGCAGCACCTGGGTACTGCCCACATCCTTTGCACCGGATACCCCGGACCTTGGAGCCATTAGCCAGCCGCCCGGGCAGGCCGCACACTGGCTTGGTACGGATCCGCAGGGCCGGGACGTGCTGGCTGGGCTCATCTTCGGCGCTCGCACGGCTTGCCTGATCAGTATACCGGCTGCTCTGGCAGCCACAGTGCTGGGCACACTGCTGGGCAGCCTGGCTGGCTACTGGGGCAACCGGCGACTTACTATTTCCACGCCGCAGCTGCTGGTACTGGGTGGTACAGGGCTAGTACTGTTTCTCTTCCAAACTACCTTTTCAGGACTTGTTCTGGTGCTCGGAGCAAGTGGTGGAGCCTTACTTCTGTGCCGACAGGCTTCCTTTAAACACTTTTCTCGCCGCTCAATCCCGTGGATGCCGGCGTGCTTCTCCTCATTGCGCTGCTGACTTCAGTGCCGCGACTTGTTCTGGTGTTAGCCATTGCCGCAGTGCAGTCATCTTCTGTATTCTCGCTGCTAGCAATACTTTCGCTTACTTACTGGACAGTCTCTGCGCAGTTGGTGCGGGCTGAGATGCTACGTATTCGGCAGTTACCTTTTGTGGAAGCTGCCCAGGCGCTGGGAATACCGCATTGGCAAATTATTATACGTCATACTTGGCCCGTCCTGTGTAAAACCATTGCCGCTTATTTACCGCTCAGTGTAGCTACGCTCATCGGCTTCGAAACCACTCTTTCCTTCCTGGGAGTGGGCCTACCGCCTGAAGTCGCAAGCTGGGGCCGCTTGCTGGCTACAGCCCGGCAGGACCCTACTGCCTGGTGGCTCATTGCCTTTCCTGCCACCACTATTTTGCTGACGATCCTGGCACTGCGGCGGCTTATCGTTTCTTCGGCTGATAAAGCCCATTAAACAGCAAGTAATCCGTCACAATTACCCATTGATTTTCCAGCCAGCTACTACTGTAATTAAGCAGGCAAATGCCCTGAAATAATGTCCTATAACGCATTTACCACGTAGAGCGCAGGTTTATACTGCGCTTGCCTTACCCCAATTTCATCTTTTTTGAATTCAATCCGACTTGATTTATGCATGTCACAATTATGAATAAATCATCCTTTACACCCGGCCTTTCCTGCCCTAATATTGTCATAAGAAACAGCCAGCCAAATGGGCCAGACGGTTTCTCAGACTGCTCTAAGCAGTCCAATGTAATGAAAATGTTCCGCCGGTGAACGGTGAATAATAAATGAATACGGGCCACCCGCTGCTCTGCTCGCAGCGGCAAAACCCACAGGTTGTTGCAATAGGTGTGTAAAAAAACCGCTGGCTTTGCCAACGGTTTTTTTGCGTTTAAACCCTTCCAATGCGTGGAGGCCGCTTTTTAGCTGGCCGTCTGCTGCGCTAGCACCGCAATGCCCTGCTGAAAAGTATGCGGCTCGTAACCCAGGTCGCGCTGTGCTTTGGAGATGATAAAGCCGGTGCGGGCGGGGCGCTTGGCCGGTTGGGTAAACGTATTGGCGTCCACCCTAACAATCAGGGCTTGGTCAAGCTGAAAATAATCGGCAACCTGCAGCGCCATCTGGTAAGGCGTGAGTAATTCGCTGCTGCTGATATGATACACGCCCGCAGCATCGTGCTTGGCTACCAGCCAGCACCCCTGCGCCAAGTCTTCGGCCAGGGTGGGCGTGCGGAACTGGTCATCGACTACCTTGATTTGTTTGCCGGCCCGGAGTGAATCGCGCACCCAGAGCACAATATTGGTACGGCCGTAGTCGTGGGCCGTGCCGTACACGAGGACTGTACGCACAATGGCCCAGCGGGCAGAACTGGCTTGCACGGCCTTTTCGGCAGCCAGCTTACTTTCTCCGTAGAAATTGACC belongs to Hymenobacter cellulosilyticus and includes:
- a CDS encoding ABC transporter permease is translated as MDAGVLLLIALLTSVPRLVLVLAIAAVQSSSVFSLLAILSLTYWTVSAQLVRAEMLRIRQLPFVEAAQALGIPHWQIIIRHTWPVLCKTIAAYLPLSVATLIGFETTLSFLGVGLPPEVASWGRLLATARQDPTAWWLIAFPATTILLTILALRRLIVSSADKAH
- a CDS encoding SDR family oxidoreductase yields the protein MELIASSRGTNKLAGLYPNLHFVPLDVTDRRQVQQVLRAEQPTHLIHTAAMTNVDECELNQESCWLQNVTAVEYLVEACEQLSIHLTHVSTDFIFSGEHGPLTEDATPGPVNFYGESKLAAEKAVQASSARWAIVRTVLVYGTAHDYGRTNIVLWVRDSLRAGKQIKVVDDQFRTPTLAEDLAQGCWLVAKHDAAGVYHISSSELLTPYQMALQVADYFQLDQALIVRVDANTFTQPAKRPARTGFIISKAQRDLGYEPHTFQQGIAVLAQQTAS